The nucleotide sequence GGAATCCGGCAGGCCGGAAGAAAACCGAGCGGCGCCCGCCCGGCATTGGAGGCGGGATGGCGCGCGGCTTCACGGCTGAAGTCGGGAGGGAAAAACACCGCCCGGGCATAGGGATCCAGAAGAATCTTATGAGAGTCGAAGCGGTGACCTTCGGCCGGCTTAAAGGGACCGTCCACCGAGTAGCCGTAGTAGGTCGCCCCCGCCAGAATCTTCTCGGCAATCCGGCAGTGCCAGACCCGTCCCGACTTGTTCTTCAGCGGATCGAGCCGATATTGATAGACAGGATGTACCAAGTCGGTCTTGGAATAAAGAAGCAGTGTCACCCCGGTCGCATGCTTCGTGTAGAGGGCGAAGTTGTAGGAGCCTCCCTCCTCGATCCAGCTCACGCCGAATGGGGTGGGGGTTCCCTCTTCTGCCGCCCACTCATTGATCCTCCGTTTCGACATGTCAGCCGATCCCCCGTGCGTGCGCAACAAGACTGAACCATTAAGCGGCCGGTATCCACTCTCTTGATTGCGACGGCATCGGCCCCGGCGCGTCTTGTATGTCGCCGGAGCCGACCGCTTCCTGCAGAAGATGGATGACGCAGCGCGAGGTCGCTTCCGCCTCCTCGGTCGATGCCAAATCCCCTTCCATTTGAATCAGCGTTAAAAACTGTCTCCTTGAGAGCTTCATAACCCCTTGCTCTTTCCACACCTCCGACAAAACCGACTGGGGAACGGCCCTCCAATACCAAAGTTTCTTCAATGGAGTGGGAAGCATCGAAATCAACCGGTCCGCCTCACTGGATGTTAAACCTGCGGAGAGTGCCGAGAAGACGGCGCCAACGATCTGCTCCGTCCGGCTCCGATCGAT is from Candidatus Manganitrophus noduliformans and encodes:
- a CDS encoding DUF2267 domain-containing protein, translating into MDIELFVRKLQEAVGGRPDIDRSRTEQIVGAVFSALSAGLTSSEADRLISMLPTPLKKLWYWRAVPQSVLSEVWKEQGVMKLSRRQFLTLIQMEGDLASTEEAEATSRCVIHLLQEAVGSGDIQDAPGPMPSQSREWIPAA